The genomic window ttgtgattggtgctcatatcgccaaaaggattcatcccgttagTACACTCCCtaagccttatacttctaggatcttTGGCAAAGTCTtgaaacttgttgtcgattaattcccaatgagcccatcttttgggtgcctcatatacttatccgcaattcgctcatcatgatgccactgcaacctctttgcctctcttgggtttgcaaacaaacgcctcaaccttgaaattaaaggcaagtaccaaacaaccttgaatgaGATTCATGTCTTGATcttgtcgtccaatttgtacttgtcctttgctctcctgtgcttgtatcatgcatgcttgcatgtgggacatgcacgcagatctttgtactcaccacggtacaatatacaatcattcacacaagcgtttATTTTctatacttcaagttccaatgggcaaacaattttcttcactTCATTCGTGCTTCTTGGGAGCACactatcttccggaagaatttctttgaaaagacctaacatctctgtgaagcccttgtttgatagaccgtttgctgctttaaatttGAGAAGGGCTAGGGaggcactcaacttggaatatttctttttgcaacctggatacaattctttcttggagttcacatcaatggttggcagatccttgtacccaatcatatccttttttgtgccctcgaaatctgcaatcatagcagcaaagtctggcatatcaagatcgtcgccatctgcgtcgacgtcttggttttccagtgggcgttttggCTTTCTGGCGTTCCATTGATAGCTTGATGCCTCTGCGCTAATGTtttccatgtgacactgatcggggtttgccATCTTGCAGCCCTGGGTATATTCATCCATGACCttctcttcaccgtgtctggttcAACGTGTATATCTATCCATGAATCCCCGAGAGACTAAGTGccactggacatctgcaacttcacatgactctgtattggcacaattagtacatggacacaggatgtaatccgcatcaccaattatcctctttgtactttcagccaaattcatgaactctatcACACCACTAGTAAAATATGTGGTTCtccaattcttcatccattgagatcgttccatctgcaccacacgaatggtaattaaaacaaaacaacaacattaatacatggattaactgctgcccaaagatgcgtgcataaatcacaaggttttattttcataattactgagggcgctccatattgttatacagatgtgcaatgacaaaaattaatggaaACTCAATTTACACggagagtactagtacaacactacccttaggaattgaataccttaattaagccattCATGGAAAGAATAACttaattagccgcgcggcgacctccacccagcagacagagaagcgcgatgcggcagcacgccgagacagcagggtcgaggagcaaagcttagtgcggctgccgcccgaagttcgacctccactatcccgccatcgaccgcaaTGGATGTGCTCGAACCACGCTGCCGCCGAcgtcgatggttgagctcctcctatcttctgccgcagaccgaggattgacctcctatgacgccgccaccgcccatcgaccgaggattgacctcttctccggtagccgctacctaggccgccaccgccatctctatatgcagagtaGCTGTTTTATTTTTTGACGGGTATCCATAGAGCAGCTATTTACACGGTATCACTATAACTCAATTATAtatacagggtagtacatcacatacggttatgtaatggCAACCGTGTgtcacctacgttgtcttctcacacggtttggtgtggAAATCGTGTGTgaagttgtaatacctaacacaaacgacatgtataaacagtgtgccgtatacaacatatagttcCATAAGTAGTTCCCAaccgttagcttatccccacagtttcctcatttcccccaaatccctagatAGCCTCCAAACTCCCTCATGTGGTGCTGACATTGGgagaatgcggacgagtggtgtgatggttttggtgaagctgctcctgctcgtatcgccgccacgacggcggtcgccgccgagcacttgtctaagttcatcagaaggcaggtgtactacggttCTGAATCGTCctatcaggttccaatctatcccaatctttttttagcatgtccaaagtagctccttgTTGAATACGTCcggaatgaccccccccccccccacacacacaccaggAAAGCGAGCATGACTGCAGACTCCCACAACaggagttcgactccgagttttgcgccaccgagaagtaccaaaagctgagttgtgggcacgggcacactcccgctctatgtgtatgcacggagggattcaacattggcaggcggtttctcaattgccccttagaggttagtgctaagttcatcattttacttgagttaatgccaccgctcatcctgaatactatttaacatttgcagggatatgaggcttgtgcctttgttaactggatggatgaagaatggcatggcagggctcggagtgttatcaccaagctcgtagAAGATAgcataaagctgaagaagaaactggctaaTCTGGAATATACAGTCAAtgcgatgaagcaagaaagaatcaatcacaggcaacaaaTTAAAGCAAGAGACAAGATCTGCCTCTGTTATAAAAATCATATTTTTATTTGCCTTTAAGCCCTCCGCGCGAGATCCCGattccctcctcttcggagggaaACTCTCTGCCACCTGAATAGGCGGAGAGTGACGGACCATCGTGTGCCTTCTCcccctgccatggaggacaccgaggtgtcgtctcaaaggacaTCTCCTGGTCGAGGAGGAGTGGACGCGACCGTCCACAAGGCACCCGAGGATAACACCTCTGGCGCTGTAGAGCGGCGCACGGCGACCCCCATGACCACCGAGGGTGGGGGGCCTCAACAGTTAGGGCCCTCGCCAAACACCATCATGCAGATCAATACGGCTCCGGGTTCAGACCAACATCCCCCTTCAATAGAGTGGGGAGGAGCAGCAGCTCTGTCGGCGTCCTCTGTCAATCCGAAGACCGTTGATACTCTGCAGGAAGAACTGCAACGTGCTTACATCATGGAGAAACACCGCACCCTGATGATGCGGTTATGGAGAAGGTTCGTTCCATGAAAAGCGGGCTCACCGAAGCCTTCAACAGCCCTCCCGAACTTTCCTGTTTGCACTCGTCTCTAACCTCCCCCAATTCCAGCCGCCGCTTCCTCCTGGCCCCATCACCAACCTCCACCCGTGCCCCGTCGCCGACACACGCTTCCTCCCTCACCGCCGCGGTGTTTCCTCCCCCGCCGCCCGGTGCTTCCTTCCCCGCCGCTGTGGCCCTTCCTCCCCCGCACCCCCACCATCGCCGGCATCCTCGCTCCCCTGCTCCACCATCGCCGCGGCAACCTCCCCAGATCTCTACAACCGCCACAGCCGCACCCCGCCTCCTCCACCCTCGCCGTAGTTCCACCTCCCCAGCCGCCAAAGCGCCACCTCCCAAGGCGCCTCTCTCCTCCAGCCCTGACGCGCGCGACCCACCGGGCGCCGCACGTGCATCTTCGCTGCTCCGCTTCCCGGCTGCCGGCGAGTCATCCGCCACGCTCCCCCGACACCAGCGAGCCATCCGCCCCGGCCCGGTCCCCAGTCGAAACCCAGGACCCCCGTTTCTCCTCCCTCCATCCGGCCTTCCGTCTGCTCGTGGCCGGGCGCCTCTGTCCTCCTGTCCGGCTGCTGTAGGTGAGAAAAACGGGGTTATCTTCTTATCTCCTCCCCGATGGCTGTAGAGAAGCAGAGAAACACATTCTTTCTATCTGCTTCTCTTAATTTTTTGGGCCGTTCGGATAGTACTCATCAGGCATATCGAACAAAATTCTCGTGGAAGGTCAAACAAGATTGTTGGAATTCCTCTTGCTTTTTGAGAACAGCTTCAATTCGATGTGTGCATGATCATGTGTGttcgtatgtgtgtgtgtgtgcgctagCGTGCTCTGCTGGCAGAGGCATGCACATCCTCATCATCCCGCTGCAGTACAGATTGGGGTGCAAGCATCGTGCAGATAAGAACGTTGTTGTAAACTCTGTTATATTTTGCAGGG from Triticum aestivum cultivar Chinese Spring chromosome 3B, IWGSC CS RefSeq v2.1, whole genome shotgun sequence includes these protein-coding regions:
- the LOC123069975 gene encoding vegetative cell wall protein gp1, with protein sequence MEKVRSMKSGLTEAFNSPPELSCLHSSLTSPNSSRRFLLAPSPTSTRAPSPTHASSLTAAVFPPPPPGASFPAAVALPPPHPHHRRHPRSPAPPSPRQPPQISTTATAAPRLLHPRRSSTSPAAKAPPPKAPLSSSPDARDPPGAARASSLLRFPAAGESSATLPRHQRAIRPGPVPSRNPGPPFLLPPSGLPSARGRAPLSSCPAAVGEDFRC